A genomic segment from Tuwongella immobilis encodes:
- a CDS encoding D-sedoheptulose-7-phosphate isomerase gives MLGIRLNPQEFLARVGEELGRINPAEIQVLADQIYECYRNGKMVFVIGNGGSGSNASHLCEDLGKGTIRREDFDNDSKKRLKILSLTDNTPYILAWGNDEGFDRVFVEQLKNLASEGDLLIAISGSGNSPNILRAVDWAKRHGLRTYGCTGFTGGKLRDLADSGLHVPLDDMGIVESIHLTAFHWVVDDLYRRIGLEGGN, from the coding sequence ATGCTTGGAATCCGCCTGAATCCGCAGGAATTTCTGGCCCGAGTCGGCGAAGAATTGGGTCGCATCAACCCGGCCGAGATTCAGGTCTTGGCGGATCAAATCTACGAATGCTATCGCAATGGCAAGATGGTTTTCGTGATTGGCAACGGTGGCAGCGGCTCAAATGCCTCGCATCTTTGCGAGGATCTCGGCAAAGGGACGATTCGCCGCGAAGATTTCGACAATGACTCCAAGAAGCGTCTGAAGATTCTGAGTCTGACTGACAACACGCCGTACATTTTGGCGTGGGGGAATGATGAAGGATTTGATCGCGTCTTCGTTGAACAATTGAAGAATCTCGCCAGTGAAGGCGATTTGCTGATCGCCATCAGCGGGTCGGGCAACTCGCCGAATATCCTGCGGGCCGTGGATTGGGCCAAGCGGCACGGGTTGCGCACGTATGGCTGCACGGGCTTCACCGGCGGCAAACTGCGTGACCTGGCCGACTCGGGATTGCATGTGCCGTTGGATGATATGGGGATTGTCGAATCGATTCACTTGACAGCATTCCACTGGGTGGTGGATGATCTGTATCGCCGCATTGGTCTGGAAGGCGGCAACTGA
- the selA gene encoding L-seryl-tRNA(Sec) selenium transferase: MKPRPRHPLPPVNALLARVESIPISHGVKLAIIREVLGQARAQLQSGEADASVPSFDGILNDVQRQLHQLSQPHYRRVINATGIVLHTNLGRSLLSEPAIQAMESAARGYVNLEIDLSSGERSSRQRPIGELLAMLSGAEAATVVNNAAAATMLTLKVVAAGREVILSRGQLIEIGGSFRMPDIMAASGAILREVGTTNITRIGDYAKAICDQTAALMIVHPSNYRIEGFTETATLQELVQLGREKQLPVIDDIGSGAMLPIPGVMRPNDPVIPERIILGADLLICSGDKLLGGPQAGLIIGKKTWIDKIEADPWMRAFRLDKITLAALEATLRSYLNPEQAYHEIPTLAMLHRTEDSLRADAEWIASQLQLPETVATIRVIPSAGYVGGGSSPEQPLPSYVVAIRPLRMRETVLARNLRQSHPALLVRIQAGEILIDPRTILSDQLSVVVSILQTVLRE; encoded by the coding sequence ATGAAGCCACGCCCGCGTCATCCGCTCCCGCCGGTCAATGCGCTGCTGGCACGAGTCGAATCGATCCCGATCAGCCATGGTGTCAAACTTGCGATCATTCGCGAAGTGTTGGGACAGGCCCGGGCGCAACTTCAATCAGGAGAAGCGGATGCGTCTGTTCCCAGCTTCGATGGCATCCTCAACGATGTGCAACGTCAACTCCATCAGTTGAGTCAGCCGCATTATCGTCGAGTCATCAATGCGACCGGGATTGTGCTACACACGAATCTCGGTCGGTCACTGCTCTCCGAACCGGCCATTCAGGCGATGGAGTCGGCGGCACGGGGCTATGTCAATCTGGAAATCGATCTTTCGAGTGGAGAACGATCGTCTCGCCAACGTCCGATCGGTGAGCTGCTGGCGATGCTCAGCGGAGCGGAAGCGGCGACGGTGGTCAACAACGCGGCGGCGGCCACCATGCTGACGCTGAAAGTGGTGGCCGCGGGCCGCGAGGTGATTCTGTCACGCGGACAACTGATCGAAATTGGCGGCAGTTTCCGCATGCCGGACATCATGGCGGCCAGCGGGGCGATTCTCCGCGAAGTCGGCACGACGAACATCACACGTATCGGCGATTATGCGAAAGCGATTTGCGACCAAACTGCCGCCCTGATGATTGTGCATCCGAGTAACTATCGAATTGAGGGATTCACCGAAACCGCGACACTGCAAGAATTGGTGCAACTTGGCCGGGAAAAACAACTTCCGGTGATTGATGACATCGGTAGTGGGGCGATGCTCCCGATTCCGGGAGTGATGCGTCCAAATGATCCGGTGATTCCGGAACGAATCATTCTGGGGGCGGACCTGCTGATTTGCTCGGGCGATAAGCTGCTGGGCGGACCGCAAGCGGGTCTCATCATCGGCAAAAAGACGTGGATCGACAAAATCGAGGCGGATCCCTGGATGCGGGCCTTTCGACTCGACAAAATCACGCTCGCCGCCTTGGAAGCAACGCTTCGCAGTTATCTCAATCCAGAGCAAGCCTACCACGAAATCCCCACCTTGGCGATGCTCCATCGAACCGAAGATTCGTTGCGGGCCGATGCGGAGTGGATCGCATCGCAACTACAGTTGCCCGAAACGGTTGCGACGATTCGGGTGATTCCTTCCGCGGGGTATGTCGGCGGCGGTTCCAGCCCCGAACAACCATTGCCGAGTTATGTGGTGGCGATCCGACCACTGCGCATGCGTGAGACCGTTCTCGCTCGAAATCTACGGCAATCGCACCCGGCACTGCTCGTTCGGATTCAAGCGGGTGAGATTCTGATTGATCCACGAACCATTCTCTCCGATCAGTTGTCCGTGGTGGTATCGATCCTGCAAACGGTGCTGCGGGAGTGA
- a CDS encoding ROK family protein, giving the protein MYLGIEIGGTKLQLGLGSGNGHLSGLWRGQVDVAKGGEGIRQQILTAVPELIAQAQIQRSEIRAVGIGFGGPVDDATQSVIESHQIHGWTGFPLARWLGESLELPAVMGNDADVAGLGEACFGAGRGKSPLFYVTIGSGIGGGLILDGTILRGTGRGAAEIGHLRIFDPTCGEYRTLESLASGWGIESRARRLPGQPATRTALEVGQAANAGEAWAIELMHTTCDYLAEAICQCIALVCPRRIVIGGGVSLMGESVFFQPLRERVTSRVFKPFAGLTDIVPAELGETVVVHGALALASQSYPPLSAS; this is encoded by the coding sequence ATGTACTTGGGCATCGAAATCGGCGGCACCAAGCTGCAACTGGGACTCGGTTCCGGAAATGGTCACCTTTCCGGTTTGTGGCGGGGACAAGTCGATGTCGCCAAAGGTGGCGAGGGCATTCGACAGCAGATTCTCACCGCCGTCCCCGAACTCATCGCTCAAGCTCAGATTCAACGATCCGAAATTCGAGCCGTCGGCATCGGCTTCGGCGGTCCGGTCGATGATGCCACCCAATCGGTGATCGAATCGCATCAAATCCATGGCTGGACGGGCTTTCCGCTTGCCCGCTGGTTAGGCGAATCGTTGGAATTACCTGCGGTCATGGGCAACGATGCCGACGTGGCCGGACTCGGCGAGGCCTGCTTCGGTGCGGGCCGTGGAAAGTCGCCGCTATTCTACGTGACCATCGGCTCCGGCATCGGTGGTGGACTGATTCTGGATGGTACGATTCTTCGTGGGACCGGTCGCGGGGCTGCGGAAATCGGCCACTTGCGGATCTTCGACCCCACCTGCGGCGAATATCGCACCTTGGAATCGCTCGCCAGCGGTTGGGGAATCGAATCCCGCGCACGACGCTTACCTGGTCAACCCGCCACCCGAACTGCTCTGGAAGTCGGTCAAGCCGCCAACGCGGGCGAAGCGTGGGCCATCGAATTGATGCACACCACCTGCGATTATCTCGCTGAAGCCATTTGCCAATGCATTGCGTTGGTCTGTCCCCGTCGGATCGTCATCGGCGGCGGGGTTTCGTTGATGGGCGAATCGGTGTTTTTCCAACCATTGCGAGAACGTGTTACCTCCCGCGTTTTCAAACCGTTTGCCGGGCTGACCGACATTGTCCCCGCCGAACTCGGTGAGACGGTCGTCGTCCATGGTGCGTTAGCCTTGGCGTCGCAATCCTACCCTCCTTTGTCCGCGTCGTGA
- a CDS encoding phosphoribosylanthranilate isomerase, translated as MVRVKICGVTTIADLEMLADEGCDAVGINFYPKSPRYIAPRDALTLVQACSPMMSLIGLFVAQPLRQVFATAYQLGIRGVQCYGEPADWEPPAPFALLPAFRVKTREDLLAIDAAVENATSRGITLSGVLVDSMVDGQLGGTGHVAPWELLAEWKPKVPLVLAGGLKPENIAEAIRIVRPAAVDVASGVESAPGKKERQKVRDLIQAVRQVSATGMDSVG; from the coding sequence ATGGTGCGAGTGAAAATTTGCGGCGTGACCACAATCGCCGATCTGGAGATGTTGGCGGATGAAGGGTGCGATGCGGTGGGCATCAATTTCTATCCGAAATCGCCTCGCTACATCGCCCCACGAGATGCATTAACGCTCGTTCAGGCATGTTCGCCAATGATGAGCTTGATCGGATTATTCGTCGCTCAGCCGTTGCGACAAGTATTTGCAACCGCCTACCAACTCGGCATCCGCGGCGTGCAATGCTATGGCGAACCCGCCGATTGGGAACCGCCCGCGCCGTTCGCACTCCTTCCCGCGTTTCGAGTCAAAACGCGCGAGGATTTACTGGCGATTGATGCCGCCGTGGAGAACGCAACATCCCGTGGCATCACGCTTTCCGGCGTGCTAGTCGATTCGATGGTGGATGGACAACTCGGTGGCACCGGGCATGTAGCACCGTGGGAGTTGCTCGCAGAATGGAAGCCGAAGGTGCCGTTGGTGTTGGCCGGCGGACTGAAACCCGAGAACATCGCCGAGGCCATCCGCATCGTTCGGCCTGCTGCTGTCGATGTCGCCAGCGGTGTCGAATCGGCTCCTGGAAAAAAAGAGCGTCAGAAGGTCCGCGACTTGATTCAGGCAGTCCGCCAGGTCAGCGCAACCGGAATGGATTCCGTGGGTTGA
- the selB gene encoding selenocysteine-specific translation elongation factor, with amino-acid sequence MPRDLIVGTAGHIDHGKTALIRALTGVDCDRLPEEKARGITIDLGFARLDFPDVHLGIVDVPGHERFLRNMLAGATGIDLALLVVAADDGVMPQTREHLEILRLLALRAGIIVFTKCDLASATRRVELHSQIRQLVQGTFLESAPRIETSATTGEGIDILRNTIHDIAKTVPDPEDAGWFHLPIDRAFLVPGHGTVVTGSVRSGRVAVGEELERFPGGDRIRVRGLQHHDHPIASANRGQRAALNLAQVPLESVHRGQELATPGIFKPSRWLTLPLHTLPSVRKPLRHGLPVRVHLGTVEQMGRLFLLESDELPAGESQWTQLILDEAVVATWGRPVILRDSSAEHTLGGGTVTAPTTQRLKRRDSTILRRLTNWCTGDAMTRLAEAAWFAGVEGIDRGDCVREVGIPIREIDATYSEAIASGTCLEWIIGKSTRLFHAEWIAERESQFLARLDTLHQQSPMLSWHRLVEVWEPIRHRYTDEFCQALVGHLCDTKRIEVDQHRIRIAGFQPRLSPNLAKLKQRIVHEFRAARFQPPEPSRFIAESKGLAVHLPELFERCITEGELVRLSDGLYLASESERELRQRVTKLLATGPQTVAQIRDCLGTTRKYAVPFCEYLDRIGVTRREGDLRYLGESVERSEE; translated from the coding sequence ATGCCACGTGACCTCATTGTCGGGACTGCCGGACATATTGACCACGGGAAGACCGCTTTGATCCGTGCCCTGACCGGCGTGGATTGCGATCGGCTGCCCGAAGAAAAAGCGCGCGGAATTACCATCGATCTGGGCTTTGCGCGACTCGATTTCCCCGATGTTCATCTGGGAATTGTCGATGTTCCCGGTCACGAACGATTCTTGCGAAATATGCTCGCCGGTGCAACCGGAATCGATCTGGCGCTGCTGGTAGTCGCCGCCGACGATGGCGTGATGCCCCAAACCCGCGAGCATCTCGAAATCCTTCGCCTGCTTGCACTTCGGGCCGGAATCATCGTCTTCACCAAATGCGATCTCGCATCCGCAACGCGGCGAGTTGAGCTGCATTCGCAGATTCGGCAGCTTGTTCAGGGGACATTTCTCGAGTCGGCACCCCGAATCGAGACTTCCGCAACAACTGGCGAAGGCATCGACATTCTGCGCAACACAATTCATGACATCGCGAAAACAGTTCCCGATCCCGAGGATGCGGGCTGGTTTCATTTGCCCATCGATCGAGCGTTTCTCGTCCCCGGCCACGGAACGGTGGTGACAGGCTCGGTGCGCTCCGGCCGAGTGGCAGTCGGCGAGGAGTTGGAACGATTCCCCGGCGGTGATCGGATTCGCGTGCGCGGATTGCAGCATCACGATCATCCGATTGCGAGCGCAAATCGCGGTCAGCGCGCGGCATTGAATTTGGCGCAAGTCCCATTGGAATCGGTACATCGGGGACAGGAACTCGCCACGCCCGGAATCTTCAAGCCGAGTCGCTGGTTGACACTTCCACTCCACACGCTGCCATCGGTACGAAAACCGTTACGACACGGATTACCCGTCCGCGTGCATCTGGGCACCGTCGAACAAATGGGGCGATTGTTTCTGTTGGAGTCCGACGAACTCCCAGCCGGCGAGTCACAATGGACGCAACTCATTCTCGATGAAGCAGTTGTGGCAACCTGGGGGCGGCCGGTCATACTGCGGGATTCCTCGGCGGAACATACCTTGGGTGGTGGGACCGTGACGGCTCCAACCACTCAACGGCTGAAGCGGCGCGATTCGACGATTCTGCGTCGACTCACGAATTGGTGTACTGGCGACGCCATGACCCGCTTGGCCGAAGCCGCATGGTTCGCTGGCGTGGAGGGAATCGATCGCGGCGATTGCGTTCGTGAAGTGGGAATCCCGATCCGCGAAATTGATGCAACCTATTCTGAGGCAATCGCTTCGGGAACATGTCTGGAATGGATCATCGGCAAATCAACCCGATTATTCCATGCCGAATGGATCGCCGAACGCGAATCCCAATTCCTCGCACGACTCGACACCTTGCATCAGCAATCCCCGATGCTTTCCTGGCATCGATTGGTGGAGGTGTGGGAGCCGATCCGCCATCGCTACACCGACGAATTTTGTCAGGCATTGGTTGGCCACTTGTGCGACACAAAACGAATTGAAGTCGATCAGCACCGGATCCGCATCGCTGGATTCCAGCCGCGACTTTCCCCGAATTTGGCGAAGTTGAAGCAGCGGATTGTTCACGAGTTTCGAGCGGCCCGATTCCAACCACCGGAACCGAGTCGGTTCATCGCCGAATCAAAAGGCTTGGCCGTCCATCTCCCCGAGTTGTTCGAGCGATGCATTACCGAGGGGGAGCTGGTGCGATTAAGCGATGGGCTATATTTGGCCTCCGAATCGGAACGTGAGTTGCGTCAACGGGTTACGAAACTGCTTGCTACCGGGCCGCAGACCGTGGCGCAAATTCGGGATTGCCTTGGAACGACGCGAAAGTACGCAGTTCCATTCTGTGAATATCTCGATCGCATTGGAGTGACCCGCCGCGAAGGCGATCTCCGCTACCTTGGCGAATCAGTCGAACGGAGCGAGGAATGA
- a CDS encoding CsgG/HfaB family protein yields the protein MMQSWIRPLLGLALAISAWGCGDAAPRPKPQAVSETAPTILVGNPTDPGTIPVGNPPVALLPGNGSAPVTAGSTQSLSNYFPNSDIQISPLQQYETLLSQAVALLNERRDADALTALQQAQAIQDTELVRQEIQGIQQRLARRNGAAQTLKHLQAVLQVGRAEEASRLANDALLQYGDSDFAGDFVALKRQADAILSVQQQNQQRRLQQLIAEADAALSAKNYRTAATSFDQALALGADAAVQARAAQVRTTLERYDSLRTRADELRKHPDTLDEALTAYESAAQVWDTVQLRQDIEAVRLALSSRRERLAVGDFEVAANLGFPLNGKQIGEELLPTFKPQFDLVERSQLQAIAQELKLASAEFGDLGGARDAFARMTRARYLVVGSISALDGWTARARLIDLSNGLIVQTGKIVAPTPSDLVRRLPQLGRMLMLNDDQRLALEQQLLRDSVRVQPIVVAPIPPPPPVELPQPPPPVIVHATTPPVLDALSWDDFRTIPLGEAPPEPVVLSPVDVDRQRALRIAVELGDNMLARGQVAAATKHFQFALSIEPDRNDLRVRLDRCGPVRPLPPVIRPRMAIVHFAEFSPSPPLPPMIGAVTADQLAPYFTATHDVIERSQVYWYMGRLGFSLRDIIVDPMKRLLLARSMGVRYLLVGGIRSISVRPPHTEMEVSTHLIDAEYGIRVGTAAVQVSSATALRFALPELARQTLLSERDRRQWQREAEAYQAILMEIDRLDRQANYTAALVMVDRALTIRPDSVEVLAFRDRIRQHQRQAALEIARRQAWELEQQRIREAQIRAALLAQQAEAARREAELQAARFAAAEQQRIADQRARAAEGLLIQARLAGKRGDVTIALNLFESANGIAPSATVRAEMQRLRDEAAARDVARQQAEIQARQQAIAQRQAEEAARARAMILEQQRQREAAELARQQAFEQQQANEITSLLRVADREIALGRYERAISALQTARGIRPNADVERKLQSTLQLAANQPRSKPTIPTPPPLPTTRPTPPMPTPTPPTPKPMPVPVPVPKTTPTPPPLPMTPPPLPKPVIPPPVPKSIPTPTPTPTPKPVVPPPLPQTPPPLPKTMPAPTPSPKPVVPPPLPMTPPPLPKTVPPPVPTPTPTPKPVPPPLPKANPMPKAIPTPTPTPTPKPVVPPPLPQTPPPLPKTMPAPKPVVPPPLPMTPPPLPKATPTPTPTPKPTVPPPLPMTPPPVPMPTPKPMTPPPLPTVPPPLPKATPQPKPPVPKSPDTSTLEARATALTSSGSYAEAKRVWQAVQSQAPQHPTAAKRVQFVDLLATAAGQLKSGNRPAATASAQAALQLFPGDAAAQGLLNQAKTGKK from the coding sequence ATGATGCAATCGTGGATTCGTCCCCTGCTTGGACTTGCGCTGGCTATCAGCGCGTGGGGGTGTGGCGATGCCGCGCCACGTCCAAAGCCGCAAGCCGTTTCCGAAACGGCCCCGACGATTCTGGTCGGAAATCCGACTGATCCCGGCACCATTCCCGTGGGCAACCCGCCGGTTGCGCTCCTTCCGGGCAATGGATCGGCCCCCGTCACTGCCGGATCGACCCAATCCCTCTCGAACTATTTTCCCAACTCCGACATTCAGATTTCGCCGCTGCAGCAGTACGAAACGCTGTTGTCGCAAGCGGTTGCGCTTCTGAACGAACGACGGGATGCGGATGCGCTGACCGCGCTGCAACAAGCGCAGGCGATTCAAGACACGGAGTTGGTGCGTCAGGAAATTCAAGGGATTCAACAACGGTTGGCACGTCGCAATGGTGCCGCCCAGACGCTCAAACATTTGCAAGCAGTTCTGCAAGTCGGTCGGGCCGAGGAAGCCTCGCGCTTGGCGAACGATGCCCTGTTGCAATATGGGGACTCCGATTTCGCCGGGGACTTTGTCGCACTGAAGCGGCAGGCAGATGCGATTCTGTCAGTCCAACAACAGAATCAGCAACGACGGTTGCAACAGTTGATTGCCGAAGCGGATGCGGCTCTTTCGGCGAAGAATTATCGCACGGCAGCCACATCATTCGATCAGGCACTTGCACTCGGTGCGGATGCCGCCGTGCAGGCGCGGGCTGCTCAGGTGCGAACGACGCTGGAACGGTACGATTCGCTGCGGACCCGTGCGGATGAACTCCGCAAGCATCCCGATACGCTGGATGAGGCACTAACAGCCTACGAATCGGCGGCGCAAGTCTGGGATACGGTTCAACTTCGGCAAGATATCGAAGCGGTACGACTGGCGTTGTCATCGCGTCGTGAGCGACTCGCTGTCGGCGATTTTGAAGTCGCTGCCAATTTGGGATTCCCGCTGAACGGCAAGCAAATTGGCGAAGAATTGTTGCCGACGTTCAAGCCGCAATTCGATCTCGTGGAACGGTCGCAACTGCAAGCGATTGCGCAAGAATTAAAGTTGGCCTCCGCCGAATTCGGCGATTTGGGCGGGGCACGCGACGCCTTCGCCCGCATGACCCGCGCTCGTTACCTGGTGGTTGGCAGCATCTCCGCATTGGACGGCTGGACCGCTCGCGCTCGGCTGATCGATTTGAGCAACGGTTTGATCGTGCAGACGGGCAAAATCGTCGCCCCCACCCCCAGCGATTTGGTGCGTCGGCTGCCGCAATTGGGCCGCATGCTGATGCTCAACGACGACCAGCGGCTGGCGCTGGAACAACAGTTACTGCGCGATTCCGTTCGCGTGCAACCGATCGTGGTGGCTCCGATCCCACCGCCGCCACCCGTGGAGTTGCCGCAACCGCCGCCCCCCGTGATCGTGCATGCCACGACCCCACCGGTGTTAGACGCATTATCGTGGGACGATTTCCGCACGATTCCGCTTGGCGAAGCGCCGCCCGAGCCGGTGGTTCTCTCGCCGGTCGATGTCGATCGCCAGCGTGCCCTTCGCATCGCGGTCGAACTCGGCGACAACATGCTGGCCCGCGGTCAAGTTGCCGCAGCCACCAAACATTTCCAATTTGCGTTGAGCATCGAGCCGGACCGCAACGACTTGCGGGTGCGTCTGGATCGCTGCGGCCCAGTACGACCGTTGCCGCCGGTGATCCGCCCGCGCATGGCGATTGTTCACTTCGCGGAATTCAGCCCTTCGCCGCCGCTGCCGCCGATGATTGGTGCGGTCACCGCGGATCAGTTGGCACCGTACTTCACCGCCACACACGATGTCATCGAGCGATCGCAAGTGTATTGGTACATGGGGCGACTGGGATTCTCGCTCCGTGATATTATCGTCGACCCGATGAAGCGGCTGCTGTTGGCTCGCTCCATGGGGGTACGGTATCTGCTCGTCGGCGGCATTCGCTCCATCAGCGTTCGCCCGCCGCACACCGAAATGGAAGTCAGCACGCATCTGATTGATGCGGAATATGGCATTCGCGTGGGGACGGCGGCGGTCCAGGTTTCGAGCGCGACCGCACTGCGATTCGCACTGCCGGAATTGGCCCGACAGACGCTGCTCTCCGAACGTGATCGCCGCCAATGGCAACGCGAAGCGGAAGCGTATCAGGCAATCCTGATGGAAATCGATCGATTGGACCGACAGGCGAATTATACCGCCGCGTTGGTGATGGTCGATCGCGCGCTCACCATTCGGCCCGATAGTGTGGAGGTGCTGGCATTCCGAGATCGGATTCGGCAGCATCAGCGCCAGGCCGCCTTGGAAATCGCCCGCCGACAAGCCTGGGAACTGGAACAGCAGCGAATCCGCGAAGCCCAAATTCGTGCGGCATTGCTCGCGCAACAAGCCGAAGCTGCCCGCCGCGAAGCCGAATTGCAGGCTGCTCGATTCGCCGCCGCCGAGCAACAGCGCATCGCCGATCAACGTGCCCGAGCTGCCGAAGGGTTGCTCATTCAAGCACGCTTGGCCGGCAAACGAGGCGATGTCACAATCGCACTGAACTTGTTTGAATCGGCCAACGGAATCGCCCCATCCGCGACCGTCCGCGCCGAGATGCAACGCCTGCGTGACGAAGCCGCCGCCCGCGATGTGGCCCGCCAACAAGCGGAAATCCAAGCCCGTCAGCAAGCCATTGCCCAACGCCAAGCCGAAGAAGCCGCCCGCGCTCGTGCCATGATCCTCGAGCAACAACGGCAACGCGAAGCCGCCGAACTCGCGCGACAACAGGCATTCGAACAACAACAAGCGAACGAGATTACCAGCCTGCTGCGGGTCGCGGATCGCGAAATCGCCTTGGGTCGATACGAACGCGCGATTTCCGCCCTGCAAACCGCACGCGGCATTCGGCCCAATGCGGATGTGGAGCGCAAACTACAATCCACGCTTCAACTTGCGGCCAATCAACCGCGCTCGAAGCCGACGATTCCGACTCCGCCACCGCTCCCCACGACGCGCCCGACACCACCGATGCCGACGCCGACGCCGCCGACTCCCAAGCCGATGCCGGTCCCAGTGCCAGTGCCGAAAACGACGCCAACGCCGCCACCACTGCCGATGACGCCGCCACCGTTGCCGAAGCCGGTGATCCCGCCCCCCGTCCCCAAGTCGATCCCGACGCCGACACCGACACCGACACCCAAGCCGGTCGTGCCGCCGCCATTGCCGCAAACACCGCCGCCATTACCCAAGACAATGCCCGCGCCGACGCCATCGCCGAAGCCGGTCGTGCCGCCCCCATTGCCGATGACTCCGCCGCCGCTTCCGAAGACGGTTCCGCCCCCGGTGCCGACACCGACTCCGACGCCGAAGCCGGTGCCGCCGCCATTGCCGAAGGCCAATCCAATGCCCAAGGCGATTCCGACTCCGACGCCCACACCGACGCCCAAGCCGGTCGTGCCGCCGCCGTTGCCACAAACACCGCCGCCATTGCCCAAGACGATGCCTGCGCCGAAGCCAGTGGTGCCGCCCCCATTGCCGATGACGCCGCCACCGTTGCCGAAAGCGACTCCGACTCCGACTCCAACTCCGAAGCCAACGGTTCCACCGCCGTTGCCGATGACGCCGCCACCGGTTCCGATGCCCACGCCGAAACCGATGACACCGCCGCCACTTCCGACGGTGCCACCACCGTTGCCGAAAGCGACGCCACAGCCGAAACCGCCGGTGCCGAAATCGCCGGATACTTCGACGCTCGAAGCACGGGCTACCGCATTGACATCTTCCGGGAGTTATGCCGAGGCCAAACGGGTCTGGCAGGCGGTGCAGTCGCAGGCTCCGCAGCATCCGACGGCCGCGAAACGGGTTCAGTTTGTCGATCTGTTGGCGACGGCTGCCGGGCAGTTGAAGTCCGGGAATCGGCCAGCAGCAACGGCCAGCGCTCAGGCCGCGCTGCAATTGTTTCCCGGTGATGCGGCCGCTCAGGGGCTACTCAACCAAGCGAAGACCGGGAAAAAGTAG
- a CDS encoding DUF445 family protein encodes MNAENSPTPIDQPGKLRSLWRLARTSPHSGTRLFALAELVCFPVSLLTIVALLTTVGLRWTEFALPSWWTRIALPLLCTGAVGYLTNYVAVRMLFEPYSRSDSHWLTWLTLGLWRQGLVPARKEQLAESVGLEVAQRLLTPKAITEEITKLVNETLDDPSFRANLRRIAGPVLREQLPGIIHRLGPDLQTMATKGLAKAMTREQVKAFLTDVVEPWLQEESNRDRVLTAIVDNLRKQSPRLVGFMRQAAQKYVAGDVMKSMMLNMAESSGMLDWDSISRSIGEQLGTRESRAEFAGMLDGIVASLSRSLDEAGAEATLEQLRTRAGGYLGQMLEGFLAAELPDQIGPLLESDGFWNWLHERGIPALKPAIMGWLEEHGVEVIGKRFDVAGRVRTAITAMDVRTVHQMVDSVATEQLGAIQVLGFVLGLMTGIPLLLLL; translated from the coding sequence ATGAATGCCGAGAATTCCCCCACTCCGATCGATCAACCGGGAAAACTGCGTTCGTTGTGGCGACTCGCCCGCACGAGCCCGCATTCCGGCACCCGATTATTCGCACTCGCCGAACTCGTTTGCTTTCCCGTATCGCTGCTTACCATTGTCGCCCTGCTGACCACCGTCGGGTTGCGTTGGACCGAGTTTGCCCTGCCGAGCTGGTGGACGCGAATCGCCCTGCCACTGCTCTGCACCGGCGCGGTCGGATATTTGACCAACTATGTCGCCGTCCGAATGCTGTTTGAACCGTATTCCCGCAGCGATTCGCACTGGCTGACCTGGCTGACCTTGGGACTTTGGCGACAAGGGCTTGTCCCCGCCCGCAAGGAACAACTCGCGGAATCCGTCGGTCTCGAAGTCGCGCAGCGGCTGTTGACACCGAAAGCAATCACCGAAGAAATCACCAAATTGGTCAACGAAACGCTCGATGATCCCAGTTTTCGAGCGAATCTGCGCCGCATCGCCGGTCCCGTTCTGCGCGAGCAGTTGCCGGGAATCATCCACCGGCTCGGTCCCGATCTGCAAACCATGGCCACCAAAGGGCTTGCGAAAGCCATGACACGAGAACAGGTGAAAGCCTTTCTCACGGATGTCGTCGAGCCGTGGCTGCAAGAAGAGTCGAACCGCGATCGCGTGCTGACCGCAATTGTCGACAATCTTCGCAAACAATCACCGCGACTGGTCGGGTTCATGCGGCAAGCCGCCCAGAAATACGTGGCCGGCGACGTGATGAAATCGATGATGTTGAACATGGCCGAATCGAGCGGCATGCTCGACTGGGACAGCATTAGTCGGTCGATTGGCGAACAGTTGGGCACCCGAGAAAGCCGCGCTGAATTCGCCGGCATGCTTGATGGAATCGTCGCCAGTCTGTCTCGCAGTCTGGACGAAGCCGGTGCCGAGGCGACGCTGGAACAACTGCGGACTCGCGCCGGTGGCTATCTGGGTCAAATGCTGGAAGGCTTTCTCGCTGCGGAACTTCCGGATCAAATCGGCCCCTTGCTGGAAAGCGATGGCTTTTGGAACTGGCTGCACGAACGCGGGATTCCCGCCCTCAAGCCCGCGATTATGGGATGGTTGGAAGAACATGGCGTCGAAGTCATCGGCAAACGCTTCGATGTCGCCGGTCGAGTCCGCACAGCGATCACCGCGATGGATGTTCGCACCGTGCATCAAATGGTCGATTCCGTTGCCACCGAACAACTTGGGGCGATTCAGGTGCTGGGTTTCGTTCTCGGGCTGATGACCGGCATCCCCTTGTTATTGCTTCTGTGA